The following proteins come from a genomic window of Anaerobutyricum hallii:
- the folK gene encoding 2-amino-4-hydroxy-6-hydroxymethyldihydropteridine diphosphokinase, with protein MDEISVKNLEVFCHHGVYKEENVLGQKFLVDIISKVDTREAGKTDELDLSVSYGDICRCVKKEMTKQNDKLLERVAERLAECILLQFPQINEVEIEVKKPWAPVLMHMDYASVKIKRSWHKVYIGVGSNLGEREEYMKLAKERVSGLPKTRNFKSASIIETEPYGYTEQGKFLNTVYYIETLYTPEEFLDKLHQIENEANRKREIHWGPRTLDLDILLYDDLVTEDEDLTLPHPEMTKRLFVLEPLCMLYPRGIHPLERRRYADILEDLKGKEQ; from the coding sequence ATGGACGAGATAAGTGTAAAGAATCTGGAAGTGTTCTGTCACCATGGGGTGTATAAAGAAGAGAACGTTCTTGGACAGAAGTTTCTGGTAGATATTATTTCTAAAGTGGATACAAGAGAAGCCGGGAAAACAGATGAACTTGATCTGTCCGTAAGTTATGGAGATATCTGCCGGTGTGTAAAAAAAGAGATGACAAAGCAAAATGATAAGCTTTTAGAAAGAGTGGCTGAACGTCTTGCCGAATGTATTCTTTTACAATTTCCACAGATAAATGAAGTAGAGATTGAAGTGAAAAAGCCATGGGCGCCAGTATTAATGCATATGGATTATGCTTCCGTTAAAATTAAGAGGAGCTGGCATAAAGTATATATTGGTGTTGGGTCGAACCTTGGAGAGCGGGAAGAATATATGAAACTGGCAAAAGAACGGGTAAGTGGATTGCCAAAGACAAGAAATTTTAAGTCTGCTTCCATTATCGAGACGGAGCCTTATGGTTATACCGAGCAGGGAAAGTTCTTAAACACAGTATATTATATAGAAACCCTTTATACTCCGGAAGAGTTTCTTGACAAGCTTCACCAGATTGAGAATGAAGCAAACCGTAAAAGAGAAATCCACTGGGGACCAAGAACATTAGATCTTGATATTCTTTTATATGATGATCTGGTAACGGAAGATGAAGATTTAACCCTTCCACATCCGGAGATGACAAAGCGGCTTTTTGTATTAGAACCGCTATGCATGTTATATCCAAGAGGAATACATCCGTTAGAACGAAGAAGATACGCAGATATTTTAGAGGATTTAAAAGGAAAAGAACAATAA
- a CDS encoding bifunctional chorismate mutase/prephenate dehydratase gives MDKEIRKVDDIRDDISKIDYQIAELFEKRMGFAAELALSKKASGESIYNKNKEDEKMSDITKNRSNPFVVKGLEEIFIQMMSISRKYQYHMVHQRDRYIENYFTEVPELVMFPDTRVVYPGVPGSFSEMACEKFFGADVDHYAVVNFKDVAMALNNGDADYGVLPIENSSAGDVTGVYDILLENDVCMVGEVFVKVEHCLLGCPGSKIKDIELVLSHPQGLMQCTPYLEKLDVKKVSVENTAIAAERVAREKIMTQAAIASRRAAKLYGLDILDAGINFDKNNVTRFVILSKKRQYTQNANKISISFSLLHESGTLYNILSHFLYNDLNLSHIESVPLPDQQWEYRFYIDISGNLHDPAVKNALQGVRTEVADFKILGNY, from the coding sequence ATGGATAAAGAAATAAGAAAAGTAGATGATATACGAGATGATATTAGTAAGATAGATTATCAAATTGCAGAACTGTTTGAGAAAAGAATGGGATTTGCGGCAGAATTAGCGCTTTCTAAAAAAGCCTCCGGCGAATCCATTTATAATAAAAATAAAGAAGATGAAAAGATGTCTGATATTACAAAGAATCGTTCTAATCCATTTGTCGTAAAAGGGTTGGAAGAAATTTTTATTCAGATGATGTCTATTAGTCGAAAGTATCAATATCATATGGTACATCAGAGAGACCGTTATATTGAAAATTATTTTACGGAAGTTCCGGAACTTGTCATGTTTCCGGACACGAGAGTGGTATATCCAGGTGTTCCAGGCTCTTTTTCAGAGATGGCATGTGAAAAGTTTTTCGGAGCAGATGTTGACCATTATGCAGTTGTTAATTTTAAAGATGTTGCAATGGCTTTAAATAACGGAGATGCAGATTACGGGGTACTCCCGATCGAGAATTCCTCCGCAGGAGATGTTACTGGTGTTTATGATATCCTGCTTGAGAATGATGTATGTATGGTGGGAGAAGTTTTTGTAAAAGTCGAGCATTGCCTCTTAGGCTGTCCTGGCAGCAAGATTAAAGATATAGAACTTGTTCTCTCTCATCCGCAGGGTTTGATGCAGTGTACTCCTTATTTAGAAAAGCTTGATGTAAAGAAAGTCAGTGTAGAGAATACTGCCATTGCAGCAGAAAGAGTAGCCAGAGAAAAGATTATGACACAGGCAGCGATCGCAAGCCGCCGCGCTGCAAAACTCTATGGCCTTGATATTTTAGATGCAGGTATTAATTTTGATAAAAATAATGTCACACGCTTTGTGATTCTTTCTAAAAAAAGACAATATACACAGAATGCAAACAAAATCAGCATTTCTTTTTCTCTGCTTCATGAGAGTGGAACACTTTATAATATATTGTCTCATTTCTTATATAATGATTTGAACTTAAGTCATATTGAATCTGTTCCGCTGCCGGATCAGCAGTGGGAATATCGTTTTTATATTGATATCAGCGGGAACTTACATGATCCGGCAGTGAAAAATGCACTTCAGGGTGTTCGTACGGAAGTTGCAGATTTTAAAATTTTAGGAAACTATTAA
- a CDS encoding LTA synthase family protein, translating into MSETVKNKHVKKKNPIGLVLKTIITVFLLFLTGYVCTHFMEYQKNATNQVNKYRIDQVCQLSSNSIVSQKFVAKHKHLKTVKVYFGNDYSGQAKGKVVLNIIDLDTGKSLVELKKNIGDLVNNDYTEFKTNLQLTKKKEYSIQLTTSGAESGKEPLIFQWTTKESGFRGKLKINQEEQGKYLVSKLYYPVTIYRQWAGICVMMALVLFLLWFVLPAPEAAKKVLGQILFFAAPLFTFWFVERFTDNPILRMRQAEFWLNILVYYLFFGLLYLIFNSRKVSVTVGSILWCIIGIANYYVLSFKGAPIVPSDIMSAQTAANVAENYTYSIQPIFVWNVLFLLLYLAVLWRCPSSKKLTWKKRIVMLVVIGLLSSVLGHFVIEQKTLKSFGIKNNVWDQKKGYAKNGLFFGFVLNMNSLVQEKPSDYSVEAAQDIAEKYEEKFANDDSGKKKGRLQTADGTKPNVIGIMNEAFSDLSVINEFSTNEDYMPYIHSLKKNTIKGSLYMSIFGSGTCNSEFEFLTGNSMSFLQNGIIAYTQVVKAKLPNMTYLLKGQGYKGNLALHPYLASGWNRVQVYDYMGFDHFYSETDFKNPKMFRKYISDKSDFKKIEELYENRTEKEEPFYLFNVTMQNHGGFDKTYTNFHNDIQITDSHKNEQAEQYLSLVKKTDNAFKQLTNYFSKVKEPTIIVMFGDHQPAVQSSFYDSLFGKNAGSLTNEELMNKYRTPFIIWANYDIKETTIDKMSANYLSSYVMKEAGLETSPYQKFLLKLRKKLPVLTAMGCFDKNGKYYESALNRLIAIW; encoded by the coding sequence ATGAGTGAAACAGTAAAAAATAAGCATGTGAAAAAGAAAAATCCTATAGGACTGGTTTTAAAGACAATAATTACAGTGTTTCTTCTTTTCCTCACCGGGTATGTATGTACTCATTTTATGGAATATCAGAAGAATGCGACAAATCAGGTAAATAAATATCGGATTGATCAGGTCTGCCAGTTGTCATCCAATTCTATAGTGAGTCAGAAATTTGTGGCAAAGCATAAGCATTTAAAAACAGTAAAAGTTTATTTTGGAAATGATTATTCCGGACAGGCAAAAGGAAAAGTAGTTCTTAATATTATTGATTTAGATACCGGAAAGAGTCTGGTGGAGCTTAAAAAGAATATCGGTGATCTGGTAAATAATGATTATACAGAGTTTAAGACGAATCTTCAGCTTACGAAAAAGAAAGAGTACAGTATTCAGCTTACGACAAGTGGGGCAGAATCCGGAAAAGAACCATTAATATTTCAGTGGACAACAAAAGAGAGTGGTTTTCGTGGTAAATTAAAGATCAATCAGGAAGAACAGGGCAAATACCTTGTTTCTAAATTATATTATCCGGTAACAATTTATCGGCAGTGGGCAGGAATCTGTGTAATGATGGCATTAGTGCTTTTCCTTTTATGGTTTGTATTACCGGCACCGGAGGCAGCAAAAAAAGTATTAGGACAGATTTTATTTTTTGCTGCACCACTATTTACATTCTGGTTTGTGGAACGATTTACAGATAATCCGATCCTTCGAATGAGACAAGCGGAGTTCTGGCTGAATATACTGGTGTATTATCTCTTTTTTGGACTATTATATCTTATATTTAATTCAAGAAAAGTATCCGTTACGGTTGGAAGCATTTTGTGGTGTATTATCGGAATCGCCAATTACTATGTATTAAGCTTTAAAGGAGCGCCGATTGTTCCGTCAGATATTATGTCGGCACAGACTGCAGCGAACGTGGCGGAAAATTACACATACAGCATACAGCCAATTTTTGTATGGAATGTTTTATTCCTGCTATTGTATCTGGCTGTATTATGGCGTTGTCCGTCTTCAAAGAAGCTGACCTGGAAAAAGCGTATTGTTATGCTGGTAGTAATTGGTCTGCTTAGTTCTGTACTCGGACATTTTGTCATAGAACAAAAAACGTTAAAGAGCTTTGGAATTAAAAATAATGTGTGGGATCAGAAAAAAGGATATGCTAAAAATGGTCTGTTTTTTGGTTTTGTTTTAAATATGAACTCACTTGTACAGGAAAAACCTTCAGATTATTCTGTGGAAGCGGCACAGGACATTGCAGAAAAATATGAAGAGAAGTTTGCAAATGATGATTCTGGAAAGAAGAAAGGCCGCCTTCAAACTGCTGATGGGACAAAACCAAATGTGATCGGCATTATGAATGAGGCATTTTCTGATTTGAGTGTCATTAATGAATTTTCTACAAATGAAGATTATATGCCGTATATTCATAGTCTGAAGAAAAATACGATCAAAGGTTCTTTATACATGTCAATCTTTGGTTCAGGAACCTGTAATTCTGAGTTTGAATTTTTGACAGGAAACAGTATGTCTTTCCTGCAGAATGGAATTATCGCCTACACGCAGGTTGTAAAGGCAAAACTTCCTAATATGACATATCTTTTAAAAGGACAGGGATACAAAGGCAATCTGGCACTTCATCCATATCTTGCTTCCGGATGGAATCGTGTGCAGGTTTATGATTATATGGGATTTGATCATTTCTATTCGGAAACCGATTTTAAAAATCCGAAAATGTTCCGAAAATATATATCTGATAAGTCTGATTTTAAAAAGATAGAAGAATTATATGAGAACCGTACAGAGAAAGAGGAACCATTCTATCTGTTTAATGTCACGATGCAGAACCATGGAGGATTTGACAAGACATATACGAATTTTCATAATGATATCCAGATTACTGACAGCCATAAAAATGAGCAGGCTGAACAGTATCTGTCTCTTGTGAAGAAAACGGATAACGCTTTTAAACAGTTGACAAACTATTTTTCAAAAGTAAAAGAACCTACGATCATTGTTATGTTTGGCGATCATCAGCCGGCTGTGCAGAGTAGTTTTTATGACAGCTTGTTTGGAAAGAATGCCGGAAGCCTTACAAATGAAGAACTCATGAATAAGTACAGAACGCCATTTATTATTTGGGCAAACTATGATATAAAAGAAACAACAATTGATAAGATGAGTGCCAATTATTTAAGCTCTTATGTAATGAAAGAAGCGGGCTTAGAGACTAGCCCTTATCAGAAGTTTTTATTAAAACTTCGTAAAAAACTTCCTGTTCTTACGGCAATGGGATGCTTTGATAAGAATGGTAAATATTATGAGTCTGCGTTGAATCGCCTTATAGCGATATGGTAA